The segment TCTGTCTCCCAGACACCCAGATCACCACTCTCTGAGTATAGTGGAAAGCGCAGAGGTCGAGGTCCAGTTTACCCACCACCAGAAAACTGTGAGCTTGGATGCACCCATTGAACCGGGGTCGACAGCCCTCCATGTGGTGAGCTTCGTGGGAGGAATAGATCTCACCAATGGAAGATATGATACAGAGAAGCATACCCTGTTTGGGGGTTTGGACACTGTTTTCAAGCATGATTTTCTACAGCATAATTTCAAGGGAGCAGATCTTCGTCATGGGGGACCTCGAGAGCCATGGCATGATACCCACTCCAAAATTGAAGGCCCTGCAGCTTTAGATGTTATCACCAATTTTACTCAGCGGTGGACCAGACAGGCTGATCCATCCCTACTTATTGATTTGGGCCAAATGACCCATTTTATCATTCCAGAGGGCCCAAAGGCCTGGAATGTGCAGATCTTCAGGTCCATAGACGATGGCTCAGTTCGTGGATTTTCCGAAAATCTAAGTGGGGTTTTGGGGCTTGAGACAATAAAAGACGAGGTAGTAGATCAGAGCATCCACTGGGCTTATGTCCATGCAATCCGCCGGGCCAAGCATTTTATCTACATTCAAAACCAGTACTTTTTCGGCAGCTGTGAGTCGTGGGACAAGGATCAGGACTGTGGGTGCCTGCACCTTGTTCCCATCGAGATTGCCCTAAAAATAGTGAGCAAGATCCGGGCAAAGGAGAGATTTGCCGTGTATGTGGTGACCCCAATGTGGCCCGAGGGGATTCCTGAAGGCGACACGGTGCAGGCAATTCTGCATTGGAACCGGAACACCATAGAAATAATGTATGCAATGATTGGGCAGGCACTGAGAGAGGAAGGGAGCTCGGACTCTCCTACAGACTATCTCAACTTCTTTTGCTTGGGAAACAGAGAAACTCATATTCCCGGGGAATATGTGGCTCCTGAGACTCCAGAAGAGGGCACCGATTATTGGAATGCCCAGATGAACAGGAGATTCCTCATCTATGTCCATTCCAAGCTTATGATAGGTAAATGCATTTTTAACTCAATCATTAGATTCAATTATTTAAGATTTGTTCTGTATTTATGTTTCATCTAGCATTTCATAATTTACCATCAAAATAGTAGAGTCAGAGAAATTTTGTTGATGCAGATTTGTTTTACATCAGTGTTAGATCGCATTCCATGATTGATCAAGATAATTAAGGTTAAAAAATCTTGTTTtgtatcaacattttggatcacactctaatTTTGTTGATGCAGATTTGTTTTGCATCAGTgttagatcacactccatgatccatcaagATAATTAAggttaaaaatcttgttttgcttcaacattttggatcacactcttcATCAATTATCAAGATAATAGAGAGTAGAAAATCAACACACGATATGAGAAAGTTGTGTTGATTTTCCACTCTATGTGTTGACTTTCCACTCTCTATTATCTCGCTGATGGATCACAGATTTGTCTTTCCTATATGATGTGtttttattattatgttgattttttttactttgcaatctttcttaccttgacaattaatcatggagtgatccaaaatgttgatttcATTTGTTATGCATTTTGAAATCAATCATTAGATTCAATTGTATAAGATTTGTTTTGCATTGTGAATTCTGAATTCAATCATTAGATTCAATTGTTTAAGATTTGTTTTGCATCGACAATTCAAATCACattccatgattcatcatcagaataatACAGAACTAGAAGAATTTTGTTGATGTAGATttattttgcatcaacatttcaaatcacaatCCATTTCATTATGAGGATAATACAGAGCtagaagaatcttgttttgcatcaacatttcggatcacacttttCATCAATTATATTGTTTTGTTTACTTTCCACTCTCTATTTGATGGATCACCGATTGTCTTTCTCATGTGATGTATTTATATTTTTGTCTTGGCTTTTCACTATGTTACTTGGCAATCAATCATGGAGTGATCCGAAATGTTAACTTCTATTGACTTTCCACTATGTTACTTGGCGATCAtacatggagtgtgatctgaaatgttgactTTTCTTGACTTTTCACTAGTTACTTTACAAtcaatcatggagtgtgatctgaaatgttgatgctaAACAAATCTTACGCAATTGAATCCAGAAATGATTGATAACAATTTATCATGGAGTGTGACCCAAAATATTGatgtgtgatctgaaatgttgactTTTATTGACCACTATACTACTTGACAATCAATCATGaaatgtgatctgaaatgttgatgctaAACAAAtcttacacaattgaatccagaaatcaTCAATAACAATCGATCATAAACATGATCCAAAATGTTTATACTAAACAAACCTTACACAATTGAACTCTTTTAACCATTACTTCCGCTTCTGGTTGTGTGTTACAGTGGACGATGAGTACGTAATAATGGGGTCGGCCAATCTGAACCAGAGATCGATGGACGGAGCAAGAGACACAGAGATAGCGCAGGGAAGTTATCAACCCCACCACATAAACAGCAAAGACGGGCACCATCGGGCACGAGGTCAGATATTCGGGTATCGCATGTCACTCTGGTATGAACACTTTGCCAAGCACAATGGGGGGCTAAGGCACGAATATCTCCACCCTGAGAGTCGATCCTGCGTGAGAATGGTGCGCGGCTTTGCTGAACGAACGTGGGAATTTTTTGTGGGTGAGGAAATAAATGATCTTCCGGGCCATCTTCTGCCCTTCCCAGTGCGGATAACACGAGATGGGAACGTTGTGGAGTTGGAGGGCCACCCTGTGTTTCCCGATACCAAAGCTCCCATTGCGGGTCGCAAGTCTGATGTCATTCCTCCCATTATTACCACCTAATTACATCACTGAACCAGCTCAAATTTCATTTTAAAAAGGGAGTGTGAAATGCATTTCAGAGAGTAGATGGAGTGACAGGAAAAGTTAGGCCTCTTCTGGCCGTTCGGGAAATTTGAGCCTCTCATTTGCGTTTTAACTTTATTCATTCGTACTGCCCGCATTCAATGTTTATCTTTTTTTATTTGGATTGATACCCACTTAGCTTTTTAAAGCACGCGTACAAATTAGCTGTATATTGTGATTATTGCACTGTCTTTTTGGATTCAATTGTCTGTAATTTAATGTTTCTGATTGTGTTAGTGTGATTTGACGATTTATCGTTGAAATTCTTTAATATTGTGATGAggataaaaaattaaattgaaaaaaatggCATAATGTCAAGCATGTTATTCATATGTTTTCATGTCTCTCAATGTAAAGTTAAAACTAgtaattgcatcttggtgtgcaatgggtgcaCCCAAGAGGTTTGGAAGGTCTATTAGGAAAAAATGGTATATTTTTTTGTATGCAATTGTGTAGAACTTAATGAGATCAATTGGTATCATATTTAGtgaatgatgttgtttgtgcaaacaATGTCTCATAGATTCAAATCAATTGTGCATCCACTTAGAGGAATCAAAACACAAttgaaacaaaacctctaaatatTTCCATGTTGGTAGAGTATtcatagtttttttttttcaaaaatatgtcAAGGTCATGGGTTGCATATATTATCATTATATGGACCTAAGTACGATTTAATGTTTGGAATATGTTGTTTGAGTTCAAGATTATCATTTTAGATTTTGGGCTATGCTTAAATTTATTAGGTTGGAAAGGGGAAACATTATGTTTAATATAGATTATAGATATAATATATGGTTGAGGATGTGACTACAAGAATATTATCAGTTTATGTAATTCTAACGATGCATTCAAAATTATCTTGAATTGGCATTTATGGAATATTTTGATGATCAAGAAGCTGAGATGCTTTTTATGATAAAGAAGTTGACATTCTTATAAAATTGTATCATTCTTTAATGGTTATATCATTTTAGATTAGTAAATTCATACATTTTACAatcatattatttattatttgtattATTACAAGTTTCACACATAGAAAGGATAAGAAAAAAAAACATTCTCTCCCCACTTGTGATGTTAAAGATATGAAATTATAAACAATAATTGAAGATAATTATACAATATACTCCTCAATACAAAAAGTTTAATTTGTATGGATATGCTTTAGAATATATTATCTAAGATGTGTGTATTGATGTGTCCAATTTGATtgcaattatatatttattttaacttgtaaatTTATAATGAGACCAATGATGCCTAATCCTCTTGGTAGCATATACAATGTACCTTCCTAATCATCCCACACATCATAGCAATGTTGGTGGAAAAGCGAAACTATAGAATGGACTACCACTTGAAACCTACTAACAATGAAGTCACAAACCATTCCATAAggtttttttaatgattaaatctgAAGTCTGTCATCTACACGAAGTTCAAGAATGATATGATAAATCAGTTTTTTGTCTCTATCTTCGGTACTATTTTGTTGCACTCGTTTGTGATGTGCCTCTCAATGATATGACCTTGAGCACTTTGTCCTTTGGAGGCAATATTTTCTATTGATGCTCCTTACACACTATTCCAAAaataatcaacatttttcactcaccGAAATTTAATGTTAGTAGAATTTGATAAGGGAGTCATGTGGACTTATGAATTTCACATCTTAAATGTTATTAGTGTAATTCCTTCACCAAATTCTAGAATGCATGAGGTACTGAAAGAGAGAATTCTCATAATGCACAAAGCAATGGAGGTTACTCTCTATGTTGAATTTATAGAAAGACcctataaaaagaagaaaaataactcGAGGTTTCTCCTTTGACCTATAAATATAGGATATTTGTTAGTTACTAAAAAAATAGTCTATATGAAATTGAAACATGATACAATAATATTGCTACATGACATTATGTGATTgtgaaaatatataatatttatttataaaataatttaaaactagTTATACAAAATTCTAATTATAGTAGCTTTATAATTATGTCCAATACAAGAATTGCATGAGACAATCCTTAATTACACAAACTTATAAGttt is part of the Cryptomeria japonica chromosome 10, Sugi_1.0, whole genome shotgun sequence genome and harbors:
- the LOC131072566 gene encoding phospholipase D alpha 1, translated to MASTVVHGTLHATVLQGKHLLHGLSAVLTKAAEGIKEVLHVDHCHHKFYATIDFGAARVARSRVVTHNPVNPVWNETFHVLCAYTSSEYVVVSVKNQLPVSAEVIGRTRIPISEILSGEVIEGWYDLYNEDFSEKLKKAQIQIRLQFSDVTEDQHWGAGIRDRDFAGVENVYFKQRNGCMVTLYQNSHLSREFCPRIELQGGGLYSPPRLWEEVYEYINGAQVFIYIAGWSVYTEFTLVRDRERMIAGAEGVTLGELLKKKADQGVRVLVLIWEDRTAVKLLGNEGLMRTHCDETFEYFKDSNVQCVLSPRHPDHHSLSIVESAEVEVQFTHHQKTVSLDAPIEPGSTALHVVSFVGGIDLTNGRYDTEKHTLFGGLDTVFKHDFLQHNFKGADLRHGGPREPWHDTHSKIEGPAALDVITNFTQRWTRQADPSLLIDLGQMTHFIIPEGPKAWNVQIFRSIDDGSVRGFSENLSGVLGLETIKDEVVDQSIHWAYVHAIRRAKHFIYIQNQYFFGSCESWDKDQDCGCLHLVPIEIALKIVSKIRAKERFAVYVVTPMWPEGIPEGDTVQAILHWNRNTIEIMYAMIGQALREEGSSDSPTDYLNFFCLGNRETHIPGEYVAPETPEEGTDYWNAQMNRRFLIYVHSKLMIVDDEYVIMGSANLNQRSMDGARDTEIAQGSYQPHHINSKDGHHRARGQIFGYRMSLWYEHFAKHNGGLRHEYLHPESRSCVRMVRGFAERTWEFFVGEEINDLPGHLLPFPVRITRDGNVVELEGHPVFPDTKAPIAGRKSDVIPPIITT